The Glycine soja cultivar W05 chromosome 3, ASM419377v2, whole genome shotgun sequence genome window below encodes:
- the LOC114406761 gene encoding rhodanese-like domain-containing protein 9, chloroplastic, with protein MAGTAFSTSCLSSSSNLGTCWLVLKTHNARAVPGKLLPGNGRRRMALIKAEVKYVNAEKAKELVEADGYTVLDVRDKNQFERAHIKSCSHVPLFVENKDNDPGTIIKRQLHNNFSGLFYGLPFTKPNPEFVQSVKSQFPPESKLLVVCQEGLRSAAAASKLEAAGFENIACITSGLQTVKPGTFDSVGSTELENAGKAGLVTIQGKISTVLGTILVCAYLFITFFPDQAEKLFQLVPTG; from the exons ATGGCAGGAACTGCTTTCTCCACCTCCTGTCTTTCCTCTTCTAG CAACTTAGGGACATGTTGGTTGGTATTAAAAACTCACAATGCAAGGGCCGTGCCAGGGAAACTACTACCTGGAAATGGAAGGAGAAGAATGGCATTAATAAAAGCAGAAGTGAAGTATGTGAACGCTGAAAAAGCTAAGGAACTTGTGGAAGCTGATGGATATACGGTTCTTGATGTGCGGGACAAAAATCAGTTTGAGCGAGCTCACATCAAATCTTGTTCTCATGTGCctctttttgttgaaaacaaagACAATGATCCCG GTACTATTATAAAAAGGCAGCTGCACAATAATTTTTCTGGGTTGTTCTATGGGTTACCATTCACTAAGCCAAATCCTGAATTTGTACAATCTGTTAAGAGCCAGTTTCCCCCTGAAAGTAAACTCTTGGTTGTATGTCAGGAAGGACTGAG GTCTGCTGCAGCAGCAAGTAAGTTAGAAGCAGCTGGTTTCGAAAATATAGCATGCATAACATCTGGCCTTCAAACTGTAAAACCAG GAACTTTTGATTCTGTTGGGTCCACCGAGTTGGAGAATGCTGGCAAAGCTGGCTTGGTGACAATCCAAGGAAAAATCTCAACTGTGTTGGGAACTATTCTtgttt GTGCATATTTATTCATTACCTTCTTTCCCGACCAAGCAGAGAAGCTATTCCAATTGGTCCCTACAGGCTAA